A region of Bacillus cabrialesii DNA encodes the following proteins:
- the sipU gene encoding signal peptidase I sipU: MNAKTITLKKKIKTRWIIVLSIVFIAALIFTIRMAFYKPFLVEGSSMAPTLNDSERILVDKAVKYTGGFHRGDIVVIHDKQSGRSFVKRLIGLPGDSVKMKNDQLYINDKKVEEPYLKEQKQEVKELGVTLTGDFEVEVPSGKYFVMGDNRLNSMDSRNGMGMPSEEDIIGTESLVFYPFGEMRQAK; this comes from the coding sequence TTGAATGCAAAAACAATCACGTTAAAGAAAAAAATAAAAACCAGATGGATCATTGTACTCAGTATCGTTTTTATCGCAGCGCTTATTTTTACGATTAGAATGGCGTTTTACAAGCCCTTTCTCGTTGAAGGCTCATCAATGGCTCCAACGCTTAATGACTCAGAAAGAATCCTGGTGGACAAAGCAGTCAAATATACAGGCGGTTTTCACAGAGGCGACATCGTAGTCATTCATGACAAACAGAGCGGCCGTTCATTTGTCAAACGTTTAATCGGCTTGCCCGGGGACAGCGTTAAAATGAAGAATGATCAGTTATACATAAATGATAAAAAAGTGGAAGAACCGTACCTAAAGGAACAGAAACAAGAGGTCAAAGAGTTGGGTGTAACCTTAACGGGTGACTTCGAGGTTGAGGTTCCTTCCGGCAAATATTTTGTAATGGGAGATAACCGTCTCAATTCGATGGATAGCAGAAACGGAATGGGCATGCCTTCTGAGGAAGATATCATTGGTACTGAATCTCTGGTCTTTTATCCGTTCGGTGAGATGAGACAAGCGAAATAA
- a CDS encoding dienelactone hydrolase family protein — translation MSQKPLVILAHEIYGINSHMKKMARLIKMAGYDVMTPNLLGDGEVYTLQEEKTAYEQFTKHERLKTGETLIQNLIRQNAGRPIFVIGFSAGATIAWKCSSMPEVSGAVCYYGSRIRDSLYHVPVCPVLLFFPSYEPSFDVSLLIKKLREKQQPRLEIYQFDALHGFANPDSDTFDRALLFKTLSIIKNEAEKLPRPVSSKFS, via the coding sequence ATGTCACAAAAACCGCTCGTCATTCTCGCACATGAAATATATGGTATAAACAGTCATATGAAAAAGATGGCCCGGCTGATCAAAATGGCCGGTTATGATGTGATGACACCTAATTTGCTTGGGGATGGTGAGGTCTACACTCTGCAAGAGGAAAAAACCGCATACGAACAGTTTACAAAACATGAACGGCTGAAAACGGGAGAAACCCTTATTCAGAACTTGATTAGGCAAAACGCTGGACGGCCCATTTTTGTGATCGGATTCAGCGCAGGCGCTACGATCGCATGGAAATGCAGCAGTATGCCCGAGGTGAGCGGAGCTGTTTGCTATTACGGTTCCCGGATACGCGATTCTCTTTATCACGTGCCGGTGTGCCCGGTTCTATTGTTTTTCCCTTCATATGAACCGTCTTTTGACGTTTCGCTTCTCATCAAAAAACTGCGGGAAAAACAGCAGCCTCGTTTGGAGATTTATCAATTCGATGCTCTTCACGGCTTCGCCAATCCTGATTCAGATACTTTTGACAGGGCACTTCTCTTCAAAACGCTTTCCATCATCAAAAACGAGGCAGAAAAACTGCCCCGCCCTGTATCATCAAAGTTTTCTTAA
- a CDS encoding 3-hydroxyacyl-ACP dehydratase FabZ family protein, producing MNSLSLPHRYPFLLIDGVTESEPGNRATAYKLISENDWFITDTQTEMPFSLVIEALAQTAAFTGITDENSLGLLSSVKKAEKLGAAIPGDRLDLTFEVTRNRRGFVFGHAKASVGGQPVAEAEIGIYIEK from the coding sequence ATGAACTCATTATCTTTGCCTCACCGCTATCCGTTTTTATTGATTGACGGCGTGACGGAAAGTGAGCCCGGCAACCGTGCAACAGCTTATAAGTTAATCAGTGAAAACGACTGGTTTATCACTGACACGCAAACAGAAATGCCGTTTTCACTCGTGATTGAAGCACTTGCGCAAACCGCGGCTTTTACAGGGATTACAGATGAGAACAGCTTGGGCTTATTATCTTCCGTGAAAAAAGCGGAAAAGCTGGGCGCGGCCATACCCGGCGACCGGCTTGATCTTACGTTTGAAGTCACGCGCAATCGGCGCGGGTTTGTGTTTGGACATGCCAAGGCGTCAGTCGGCGGGCAGCCTGTTGCTGAAGCTGAAATCGGCATCTATATTGAAAAATGA
- a CDS encoding Cof-type HAD-IIB family hydrolase, translating to MSVQREDVDIKLIAIDMDGTLLNDEQLISDENRKAIREAEDKGVYVVISTGRTLMTCRELAESLKLSSFLITANGSEIWDSNFNLVERKLLHTDHIQMMWDLRNKHNTNFWASTVNKVWRGEFPENITDHEWLKFGFDIDDDDIRNEVLEELRKNKELEITNSSPTNIEVNALGINKAAALAKVSEKLGFTMENVMAMGDSLNDIAMIKEAGLGVAMGNAQAIVKETADWITDTNIEDGVAKAIRHWVL from the coding sequence ATGTCTGTTCAAAGAGAAGATGTGGATATCAAGCTGATTGCAATTGATATGGATGGAACGCTGCTGAATGACGAGCAGCTGATCTCGGATGAAAACCGTAAAGCCATTCGTGAAGCGGAGGATAAAGGCGTGTATGTGGTGATCAGCACAGGCCGGACGCTGATGACGTGCCGGGAGCTGGCGGAATCGCTGAAGCTGTCGTCCTTTTTAATCACGGCAAACGGCAGCGAGATCTGGGATTCGAATTTTAATTTGGTGGAACGCAAGCTGCTTCATACGGATCATATTCAAATGATGTGGGATTTGCGGAATAAGCACAACACCAATTTCTGGGCTTCTACGGTGAATAAAGTATGGAGAGGCGAATTTCCCGAAAACATTACGGATCATGAATGGCTCAAATTCGGCTTTGACATTGACGATGACGATATCCGAAACGAAGTGCTGGAGGAGCTGAGAAAAAACAAAGAGCTTGAAATCACAAATTCAAGCCCGACAAACATTGAGGTCAACGCGCTTGGCATCAACAAAGCCGCGGCCCTTGCGAAGGTTTCTGAAAAACTCGGCTTTACGATGGAGAATGTGATGGCGATGGGCGACAGTCTCAATGACATTGCGATGATCAAAGAAGCGGGCTTGGGTGTGGCGATGGGCAATGCGCAAGCCATCGTGAAAGAAACGGCGGATTGGATCACGGATACAAATATTGAGGATGGTGTCGCTAAAGCGATTCGCCATTGGGTACTATAA
- the pxpA gene encoding 5-oxoprolinase subunit PpxA gives MFQVDLNCDLGESFGAYTIGLDQDILEYVTSANIACGFHAGDPGVMRKTVTLAAEKGVKIGAHPGLPDLLGFGRRNMAISPEEAYDLVVYQIGALSGFLKAEGLHMQHVKPHGALYNMAAVDQKLSDAIAKAVYKVDPRLVLFGLAESELVKAGERIGLQTASEVFADRTYQADGTLTPRSQPDALIESDDAAVSQVIKMVKEGAVKSQQGHDVSLKADTVCIHGDGAHALTFAQKIRKELKAAGIEVTAISAQKST, from the coding sequence GTGTTTCAGGTTGATTTGAACTGTGATTTAGGAGAAAGCTTCGGAGCCTACACGATAGGCCTTGACCAAGATATTTTAGAGTATGTCACATCAGCGAACATCGCATGCGGATTTCATGCAGGAGATCCCGGTGTCATGCGAAAAACCGTCACGCTTGCTGCAGAAAAAGGCGTAAAAATCGGCGCGCATCCGGGTTTGCCGGATTTGCTCGGCTTTGGGCGCCGCAATATGGCGATTTCTCCTGAGGAGGCGTATGACCTTGTCGTCTATCAAATTGGCGCTCTCTCTGGTTTTCTAAAAGCGGAAGGGCTTCACATGCAGCACGTCAAGCCGCATGGCGCTTTATACAATATGGCGGCAGTCGATCAAAAGCTGTCGGACGCCATTGCGAAAGCTGTCTACAAGGTCGATCCCCGCCTGGTTCTTTTTGGTCTAGCTGAGAGCGAGCTCGTAAAAGCGGGAGAACGGATCGGACTGCAAACAGCGAGTGAAGTGTTCGCCGACAGAACGTATCAAGCGGACGGTACGCTCACGCCGCGCTCCCAGCCGGACGCACTCATTGAAAGCGATGATGCCGCTGTCAGCCAGGTGATCAAAATGGTGAAAGAAGGGGCGGTCAAGTCTCAGCAAGGACATGATGTGTCCTTAAAAGCAGATACGGTTTGCATTCACGGAGACGGGGCCCATGCGCTGACATTTGCGCAAAAAATCAGAAAAGAGCTTAAAGCGGCAGGAATTGAAGTGACCGCTATTTCAGCACAGAAGTCAACATAA
- a CDS encoding NRAMP family divalent metal transporter yields MEQQKKTAGKKAGSWSLLMGAAFLMATSAIGPGFLTQTATFTNTLAASFGFVILISIILDIFAQTNVWRIIAVSGKRGQEIANMVFPGLGYFIAILVVLGGLAFNIGNIGGAGLGLQVLFGITPETGALISAVIAILIFVIKEAGKAMDRFTQIAGFVMIILTVYVAATTAPPVGQAVANTFVPEHISIFAIVTLVGGTVGGYITFAGGHRLLDAGIKGKESIPQVTKSSVVGILITSVMRIALFLAVLGVVSKGLHIDESNPAASVFKLAAGNVGYKIFGLIMWSAAITSVIGAAYTSVSFFKTFSPKIEKNSRGIIIGFIVVSTLAFVTIGQPAKILVLVGSLNGLILPIALGTLLVAAYKKNIVGDYKHPLWLTGTGALVVIVMAVMGIYTLFTQLPKLWS; encoded by the coding sequence ATGGAGCAGCAGAAAAAAACAGCAGGAAAAAAAGCGGGCAGCTGGTCATTGCTGATGGGTGCCGCCTTTTTAATGGCGACATCGGCGATCGGCCCGGGTTTCCTCACACAAACCGCAACATTCACAAACACACTCGCGGCAAGCTTCGGTTTTGTCATCTTAATCTCTATCATTTTAGATATTTTCGCTCAAACCAATGTATGGCGCATCATCGCGGTTTCTGGAAAACGCGGTCAGGAAATTGCGAATATGGTGTTTCCCGGACTGGGATATTTCATCGCCATTCTCGTCGTGCTTGGCGGGCTTGCTTTTAATATCGGGAATATCGGAGGCGCCGGGCTGGGTCTTCAGGTGTTGTTCGGCATTACACCAGAAACAGGCGCATTGATCAGTGCCGTTATCGCCATTTTGATTTTTGTCATTAAAGAAGCGGGAAAAGCGATGGACCGCTTTACGCAAATCGCCGGCTTCGTCATGATTATTTTAACAGTCTATGTTGCGGCGACCACAGCTCCGCCGGTTGGACAGGCTGTGGCGAACACGTTTGTACCTGAACACATCAGTATTTTTGCTATTGTTACACTGGTGGGCGGAACTGTCGGCGGATATATCACATTTGCCGGGGGACACCGTTTGCTGGATGCGGGCATTAAAGGGAAGGAATCCATTCCCCAAGTAACAAAAAGCTCAGTTGTGGGCATTTTAATTACCTCTGTCATGCGGATCGCTCTTTTCCTTGCGGTGCTTGGCGTTGTTTCAAAAGGCCTGCACATCGATGAAAGCAACCCTGCGGCTTCAGTCTTCAAGCTTGCTGCTGGAAATGTCGGGTATAAAATTTTCGGATTAATCATGTGGTCTGCGGCCATTACCTCTGTTATCGGGGCAGCCTATACATCTGTTTCGTTTTTCAAAACCTTTTCTCCAAAAATCGAAAAGAATTCACGCGGCATTATTATCGGATTTATCGTTGTTTCCACGTTAGCTTTTGTCACAATCGGCCAGCCTGCGAAAATTCTTGTGCTTGTCGGATCTCTGAACGGCTTGATTTTGCCAATTGCGCTCGGAACGCTGCTTGTTGCTGCCTACAAGAAAAACATTGTCGGTGATTATAAGCATCCGCTTTGGCTGACAGGAACAGGCGCACTTGTTGTTATCGTCATGGCAGTTATGGGAATCTACACGTTATTTACACAACTTCCTAAATTGTGGAGTTGA
- a CDS encoding putative hydro-lyase → MDQLNKMAPQDVRALIREGKITGPTAGMSGGYAQANLVILKKDLAFDFLLFCQRNQKPCPVLDVTETGSPVPSLAARDADIRTDFPKYRIYRHGVLTEEVSDITPYWEDDFVGFLIGCSFSFEQALINNGIAVRHIDEGTNVPMYKTNIDCVPAGAFQGKMVVSMRPVPERLAVRAAQVTSRFPAVHGGPIHIGNPGAIGIRDLDKPDFGDAVSIHEGEVPVFWACGVTPQAVAMNVKPEMVITHAPGHMLITDIRDESLAVL, encoded by the coding sequence GTGGATCAATTAAACAAAATGGCGCCTCAGGATGTGCGCGCCTTAATACGAGAGGGGAAAATAACCGGGCCGACCGCCGGGATGTCCGGCGGCTATGCCCAAGCGAATCTTGTGATTTTGAAGAAGGACCTTGCGTTTGACTTCCTGCTGTTTTGCCAACGGAATCAAAAGCCATGTCCTGTGCTGGATGTGACGGAAACAGGTTCGCCTGTACCGTCTCTGGCTGCGCGGGATGCAGATATCAGAACGGATTTTCCGAAATACCGTATTTACAGGCACGGTGTCCTGACGGAGGAAGTATCTGATATCACGCCATACTGGGAGGATGACTTTGTCGGCTTTCTGATCGGATGCAGTTTCTCCTTTGAACAGGCGCTGATCAATAATGGAATAGCCGTCAGGCATATTGATGAGGGGACAAACGTCCCGATGTATAAAACGAATATCGATTGTGTTCCGGCAGGCGCGTTCCAAGGAAAAATGGTTGTCAGCATGAGACCCGTTCCTGAACGGCTGGCTGTAAGGGCCGCACAAGTGACCTCACGTTTTCCGGCTGTGCACGGAGGGCCGATCCATATCGGCAATCCAGGGGCTATCGGCATTCGCGATCTGGATAAACCGGATTTCGGAGACGCCGTTTCCATTCATGAAGGCGAGGTTCCTGTTTTTTGGGCATGCGGGGTGACACCGCAAGCTGTGGCTATGAATGTAAAACCTGAAATGGTCATCACACATGCGCCGGGGCATATGCTCATCACAGATATTCGAGACGAGTCGCTTGCGGTGCTGTAA